Proteins encoded in a region of the Candidatus Zixiibacteriota bacterium genome:
- the secA gene encoding preprotein translocase subunit SecA → MKSLITKIFGTKHDRDAKKMEPMVLEINEHFAKLSDLSEDELKAKTDEFKTRVAEGETLDEIMPEAFAVVKEACRRHLGTSWDVAGIDTEWNMVHFDVQLIGGVALHEGKIAEMATGEGKTLVATLPVYLNALEGKGVHVVTVNDYLARRDRDWMGAIYEYLGLTVGVIQNQMTNAERRTMYENDVTFGTANEFGFDYLRDNMSQRAEDRVHRNYNYAIIDEVDSILIDEARTPLIISGQVEQSGHDRYREMKPTVERIVRKQTTLINEMMTKAEELLDSGKSEDEFEAGINLLAANRGAPKNKRFMKLLKETGIKKLMTEVESAFMRDKKVHEIDDRLYYFIDEREHSIALTDLGTAQLSPTEQKLFEIPDISTMLSELDGDESLTPEDKQKKTEDIYRVHGEYSEKVHAINQLLRGYALYEKDVEYVLQDGKVMIVDENTGRILPGRRYSDGLHQSIEAKEGVRIEAESQTLATITLQNYFRMYDKLAGMTGTAETEAQELFDIYKLDVMVIPTNVAVVRADMEDEIYRTRKEKYEAILAEIVEKREEGRPVLVGTVTVDVSETLSRLLKRQNIAHNVLNAKHHQKEAEVVANAGMAGSITIATNMAGRGTDIKLGEGVVDAGGLHIVGTERHESRRIDRQLRGRSGRQGDPGSSKFFLSLEDDLMRLFGGDRLGAVMDRLGVEEGEVIAHKMVTRAIERAQKKVEAQNFAIRKHTLDYDDVMNVQRKWIYERRLAALERPSIKDEVVELIEEVLELLIDSHCPDKTYPEEWNLKALSDDLRQVYLLNLEYKPEDIESLTREKLKENLLGAVMGFYNQKEAAYGDEIMRQLERYAVLSTIDRHWRDHLAEMEELRTGIGLRAYHGGMGKPIDIYKREAFRTFQEMVETVDKEIINLVYKLQIKEPDKSREERRRDKQLVSSHADTTGMGMTAPPQPKLADGQQQKNPMAEASQAGQQDRTFKRQTKKVGRNDPCPCGSGKKYKKCHGKG, encoded by the coding sequence ATGAAGAGTCTTATTACGAAAATATTCGGCACCAAGCACGACCGTGACGCCAAGAAAATGGAGCCGATGGTGCTTGAGATCAACGAGCATTTCGCAAAACTCAGTGATCTCTCAGAAGATGAACTCAAAGCAAAAACGGACGAGTTCAAAACGCGCGTGGCTGAGGGCGAGACGCTCGACGAAATCATGCCGGAAGCTTTCGCCGTAGTCAAAGAAGCCTGCCGGCGGCATCTTGGAACGTCGTGGGATGTGGCCGGGATCGACACCGAGTGGAACATGGTGCACTTCGATGTGCAGCTAATCGGCGGTGTCGCTCTTCACGAAGGAAAAATCGCCGAGATGGCCACCGGTGAAGGCAAAACGCTTGTGGCTACCCTGCCGGTTTATCTAAACGCGCTCGAAGGCAAAGGTGTGCACGTCGTCACGGTCAACGACTATCTGGCTCGACGCGATCGCGACTGGATGGGCGCCATCTACGAGTATCTCGGCCTCACCGTCGGCGTGATTCAGAACCAGATGACCAACGCCGAACGTCGAACGATGTACGAGAACGACGTCACCTTTGGCACGGCCAACGAGTTCGGGTTTGATTACCTGCGTGACAACATGTCACAACGGGCCGAGGATCGCGTCCATCGAAACTACAACTATGCGATTATCGACGAGGTCGACTCGATCCTGATTGATGAAGCTCGCACACCGTTGATTATTTCCGGTCAGGTGGAGCAGTCAGGGCACGACCGTTACCGCGAGATGAAACCGACTGTCGAGCGGATCGTGCGCAAACAGACCACTCTGATAAACGAGATGATGACCAAAGCCGAGGAACTGCTGGACAGCGGTAAGTCGGAAGATGAGTTCGAAGCCGGGATCAATCTGCTGGCGGCCAATCGGGGAGCGCCCAAGAACAAACGGTTCATGAAACTGCTTAAGGAAACCGGCATCAAGAAACTGATGACCGAGGTTGAGTCCGCCTTCATGCGCGACAAGAAAGTGCATGAGATCGATGACCGGCTTTATTATTTCATCGATGAGCGCGAGCATTCTATTGCCTTAACCGATCTGGGTACCGCCCAACTGTCACCCACGGAGCAGAAGCTATTCGAGATTCCCGACATTTCCACGATGTTGTCAGAACTTGACGGCGATGAATCGCTCACGCCTGAAGACAAACAGAAAAAGACCGAAGACATCTACCGCGTCCACGGTGAGTACTCCGAAAAGGTGCATGCAATCAACCAGCTCTTGCGCGGCTACGCCCTGTACGAAAAAGATGTTGAGTATGTCCTCCAGGACGGTAAGGTGATGATAGTCGACGAGAACACGGGACGTATCCTGCCGGGACGGCGCTACTCCGATGGCTTGCATCAATCGATTGAGGCCAAAGAAGGTGTTCGCATTGAAGCTGAGTCGCAAACGCTGGCCACCATAACGCTGCAAAACTATTTCCGCATGTACGACAAGCTGGCCGGTATGACCGGTACCGCCGAAACTGAAGCGCAGGAGTTGTTCGATATCTACAAGCTCGACGTGATGGTCATCCCCACCAACGTGGCCGTCGTGCGTGCGGATATGGAAGATGAAATCTATCGGACGCGTAAGGAGAAATACGAAGCTATCCTGGCCGAGATCGTCGAGAAACGTGAGGAAGGCCGACCGGTGCTGGTCGGTACGGTTACGGTGGACGTTTCGGAAACATTATCGCGACTGTTGAAGCGGCAGAACATCGCGCACAACGTGCTCAATGCCAAACACCACCAGAAGGAAGCGGAGGTTGTGGCCAATGCGGGGATGGCCGGAAGTATCACCATTGCGACCAACATGGCCGGTCGTGGTACCGACATCAAACTCGGCGAAGGTGTTGTCGATGCCGGCGGGCTGCACATCGTAGGCACCGAACGACACGAGTCGCGGCGCATTGACCGTCAGTTGCGCGGGCGTTCCGGCCGTCAGGGGGACCCCGGCTCGTCGAAGTTCTTCCTCTCACTTGAGGATGATCTGATGCGACTGTTCGGCGGCGACCGGCTCGGCGCAGTGATGGATCGGCTGGGTGTCGAAGAGGGTGAGGTTATCGCGCACAAGATGGTGACGCGCGCTATTGAACGAGCGCAAAAGAAAGTCGAGGCGCAAAACTTCGCCATCCGCAAACACACTCTCGATTACGATGATGTCATGAACGTCCAGCGCAAATGGATCTATGAACGACGCCTGGCCGCGCTGGAGCGTCCCTCGATCAAGGACGAAGTGGTCGAGTTGATCGAAGAAGTGCTCGAGTTGCTGATAGATTCCCATTGTCCGGACAAGACCTATCCCGAAGAGTGGAATTTGAAAGCTCTATCGGATGATTTGCGACAGGTGTATCTGTTGAACCTCGAGTACAAGCCGGAAGATATCGAGTCACTCACGCGCGAAAAGCTCAAGGAGAACCTGCTCGGTGCTGTGATGGGTTTCTATAATCAGAAAGAAGCCGCCTACGGCGATGAGATCATGCGTCAATTGGAACGGTATGCGGTGCTGTCGACCATCGACCGCCACTGGCGTGATCATCTGGCCGAGATGGAAGAGTTGCGCACGGGGATCGGGTTGCGCGCATATCACGGCGGGATGGGCAAGCCGATTGATATCTACAAGCGTGAAGCGTTCCGGACTTTTCAGGAGATGGTTGAAACGGTCGACAAGGAAATCATCAACCTCGTTTACAAACTACAAATCAAGGAGCCGGACAAATCGCGCGAGGAACGACGGCGTGACAAGCAACTGGTTTCGTCGCACGCCGACACCACCGGTATGGGTATGACTGCGCCACCGCAACCGAAACTGGCCGATGGACAACAGCAGAAAAACCCGATGGCCGAGGCTTCGCAGGCTGGCCAGCAGGATCGGACTTTCAAGCGCCAGACTAAGAAAGTTGGCCGCAACGATCCTTGTCCGTGTGGGTCCGGCAAGAAGTACAAAAAGTGCCACGGGAAGGGGTAG